One part of the Capricornis sumatraensis isolate serow.1 chromosome 13, serow.2, whole genome shotgun sequence genome encodes these proteins:
- the COQ3 gene encoding ubiquinone biosynthesis O-methyltransferase, mitochondrial gives MWGGSKLSSSGSRILEGLRLGFQRTQADSSRLTTSAVYPKNQLSWIPQIKPWVFNENRIMWFKSYSMTFACLNWMKNFRLPWTRPYSTSQTTVDTSEVKTFLALANKWWDEQGVYAPLHSMNDLRVPFIRDNLLRTVADHQPGKPLSGMKILDVGCGGGLLTEPLGRLGASVIGIDPVDENIKTAQHHKSFDPVLDKRIEYRTCSLEEIVKDTVETFDAVVASEVVEHVIDLETFIQCCFQVLKPEGSLFITTINKTQLSYALGIVFSEQIAGIVPKGTHSWEKFVSPEKLESILESNGLSVQTVVGMLYNPFSGYWHWSENTSLNYAAHALKSSLQEHPAPAEFALKGETEELQAEASTNTGVQEELKK, from the exons tttatcCAAAGAATCAGCTCAGTTGGATTCCACAAATTAAACCATGGGTTTTCAATGAAAACAGAATTATGTGGTTCAAATCCTATAGCATGACTTTTGCCTGCCTGAATTGGATGAAAAattttag GCTCCCTTGGACAAGACCATACAGTACTTCACAGACCACTGtagacacaagtgaagtgaagacCTTCCTGGCCCTGGCTAACAAGTGGTGGGACGAGCAAGGAGTATATGCACCCCTGCACTCTATGAATGACCTGAGGGTGCCATTCATTAG agataatctTTTAAGAACAGTTGCTGATCACCAGCCAGGAAAACCTTTGTCTGGGATGAAGATTCTTGATGTTGGTTGTGGTGGTGGCTTGTTAACAGAA CCTCTAGGGCGGCTTGGGGCTTCGGTTATTGGAATCGATCCTGTGGATGAGAACATTAAAACAGCACAGCACCATAAATCATTCGACCCAGTCCTGGATAAGAGGATAGAGTACAGAACGTGTTCCCTGGAGGAGATTGTCAAAGACACTGTGGAGACGTTTGATGCTGTCGTAGCTTCTGAAGTTGTTGAACATGTGATTGATCTAGAAACATTTATACAGTGCTGCTTTCAAGTGTTAAAG CCCGAGGGTTCCTTATTCATTACTACAATCAACAAAACACAGCTGTCCTATGCCTTGGGAATTGTTTTTTCAGAGCAAATTGCAGGTATTGTACCAAAAGGTACTCATTCCTGGGAGAAGTTTGTTTCACCTGAAAAGCTAGAGAGCATTCTGGAATCAA ATGGTCTGTCAGTTCAGACTGTGGTGGGAATGCTCTACAACCCCTTCTCAGGTTACTGGCATTGGAGTGAAAACACGAGCCTTAACTATGCAGCTCATGCCCTGAAATCCAGCCTCCAGGAACACCCAGCGCCTGCCGAGTTTGCTTTAAAGGGGGAAACAGAAGAGCTCCAAGCTGAAGCCTCCACCAACACAGGTGTGCAGGAAGAGCTGAAGAAATGA